The Prevotella sp. E2-28 genome includes the window CATTCAGAGCAAGATCGTATAATTGTGGTACTTGACGAGTTCCAGGAAATTCGTGACTTGGCTCCAAAACTTGATAAGCAACTGCGTTCTATCATGCAAAAGCAGAAAAATATCAACTATATCTTACTTGGAAGCCAGGAAAGCATGATGACGGATATCTTTGAGGATAAGAAATCCCCATTCTATCACTTTGGAGAACTGATGCGTTTAGGCAAGCTACCTCATGAGGATTTTCATCAATACTTGTCGGAGCGTTTGGCAAATTGCTTTGTAGAGACCCACGAAGAATTAGCGGATAGGATTTTAGACTACACAGATTGTCATCCATATTATTCCCAGCAGCTAGCTGCCAATGTATGGCAGATAGGAATGCTTCAGCCGTCAACTTCAGACCCAGTACAGAAAGCCATAGATTATATTGTAACAACCCACGGTCTAGACTATGAGCGTCTGTGGATGAATTTTAATAGGACTAATAAATGGATACTTCAGCGCTTGGTATCTAATAAGCCTTTGCAGTCAGGTGAGTATCGTACCAGTACTATTTATAGTGCATTAAAACGTCTAAAGAAAGATGGTTATGTCATCTATTCTGACCATTATGAATTGGAAGATCCGTTCTTTAAAGAATGGATCTTGACTAATAATAAGTAAAACTATGAAGAAGCTCACAAGGTCTTTGTTTCCTCTATGAATCACGGGGGGCATACCTATAGTCTGATTCCGATGGCGGCTTTGATGTACCAGTCGTTCAGGCGGCCGCTGAAATCATTGGTCTTGTAGCGGAAGTTGCAGAACTGTCCGTAGGCATTGAAGAGCAGGCAGTCGTTCAGCTCGTAAGAGATAGATAGGCGGGCATCGAAATTCAATGTCATGTTCGAGTTTTTACTTTCTG containing:
- a CDS encoding ATP-binding protein, which translates into the protein MENPFKFGTIVEEEYFTDRVQEVAYIEQFIQSANHLVLISPRRFGKSSVVAKAVKQSGRKNITVNLQQATSVSDLSAKLLKELFKVHPLERVRHLITHFRVIPTISTNPLTGSMDVSFQPGVDGIVLIEDVLTLIEKAHSEQDRIIVVLDEFQEIRDLAPKLDKQLRSIMQKQKNINYILLGSQESMMTDIFEDKKSPFYHFGELMRLGKLPHEDFHQYLSERLANCFVETHEELADRILDYTDCHPYYSQQLAANVWQIGMLQPSTSDPVQKAIDYIVTTHGLDYERLWMNFNRTNKWILQRLVSNKPLQSGEYRTSTIYSALKRLKKDGYVIYSDHYELEDPFFKEWILTNNK